From the genome of Acidaminococcus sp.:
AGCCCCTTCCTGGCGGACTGCTTCTACTGTATCGCCGGTTGTTTCATACGTAAAAGTGACCGTAGCCATATCAGGAGCTACAGTACGTGTCGCATAACCTGAAATGCTGACCGTATCCAGAGGCTGTTCCGCCATCACTTTCGGCGTAGAGAACCCGAATACGCATACAAAAAAGGCTAGGACAAGTGCTGCTTTTTTCATATTTATCACCTCAAAAAAAATTTTCTTCATTATAACATAAAAGTAGTGAGTAGTGGATAGTGGGCTGGTGCGGGCAGCTGCTTTGACGGAGTCTAAACAAGCTAGCTGTGGCGCTTCGCGCAAAAAGAACGACGGAAAGCTGTGACCGCCGCTGACGGCGAAAAGAAACTATCTTTCCCCGCAAAGCGATTCTCCTTCCGAAGCCGCAAAGCGGCTTGGAAGAAGACTTTCTCGTAGCCAATGCTTCGCATTACCTCAATAAATAAGTAAAAGAGATGCAAATATTTACTGTTGCCTTGCATTGTTTTGTTTCTACTGACTGTCACAAAAGAAAAAATTAAGGGACGTCACCCACCGCTTTCCGGAAGGCCCGATGACATCGGGCCTTCCTGCGGTTCCCCCTCTTCAATGTCGCGGAGCGACGTCGAAGAGGGTCTCTAGTGCCCCAATTGGGGTGTTAGTTTGGATTTTACAGCGTTTCAGTCGGACCAATTCCTGTTGTTCGACTGAATATCCACCCCCTCTTATTTTTTTAACAAAAAACAAGAGGGCTGGTGCGATTATTTTTGTTTATTCTGAACGAACTGCTTGTCGGTTCGCCTCCTACAGAGCGACCTGCGTAAAAAATGGGAATGTCGCCAAGTGCGGCATCCCCATTTTTTAATTACCTTCCATATTTTTGATTAAATTTCTCCCAGGCCGGGCAGTCACAGTTAGTTTCACCGTGACAAGGATTCGTTCTGTTCCTTTCGTTCCGGACGATTTGGAGCGTGATTGCTTCCAGCGTAATATTCTTTAATTTTTCACGGCAGGCTTGATTCATCTCTTCATAGAGCTTGTCGAAAAATTTGCCCATGCCGCTGCTGATGAAACAGTCCATATCTTCCGTCCCGCTGTGCCATTTCGTATCCACAAAGGAAATGCCCAGACAGTCGGCAATCTGCAGGAGGTTCGTCTTTTCGGCGCCAGGTTCCGTGCAGTATCCACCTACATGGCCTTCTTTGGTATTCACAAGTCCGCTCGCCTTGAGCTTTCCCATGATTTTACGGACACGGGCCGGGTTTGTGCATATGTTCTTTGCCAGTTCGTCACTGGATACAAGGCAGTCCATATGGGTCAGATAGACCATGGCATGAACAGCCACAATAAAATCGCTCTTCACAATCAAAACCTTCTTTGCTGCTGAATTGGTGATTTATTGTTCGCTCAGATAAAGTTCCGCTGCATTAGCCGCGCAGGCTCCGTCAGATGCTGCCGTAACAATCTGCCGCAGCGCTTTTGTCCGGATATCTCCGGCTGCAAAAACACCGGGTACGGACGTCTTCGTGTCTTCGCCTGCCACGATATAGCCGGCCTTGTCAAGCTCCACCTTACCGGCGACAAGCTCTGTCTGAGGCTTACGTCCGACAGCAATGAACAGTGCATCACAGGGAAGAAGCTCTTCACTGCCGTCCTTGACGTTCTTCAGTCTGACACCAGTCACCTTCTTATCGCCCTCAATGCCGGAAACCACACGGTTCCAATGGATCTTAACGCCGGCATCCTCCAGGCGTTTCAAATAGATAGGTGTCGCTCTAAGTGTATCACGTCTATGGACCAAATGCACCTCTTTACCAATCCGGCTGAGGTAGATGGCATCGCCGACGGCACTATTGCCGCCGCCATTGACGACAATCGTCTTGCCTTTAAAGAAGTTGCCGTCGCAGTGAGCACAGTACCCGATGCCGCGGCCGATCATCGCGTCTTCGCGGGGAATGCCGAGCTTACGGGGAGAAGCACCCATCGCAAGAATAATGGTACGTCCGAGATAATCGCCTTCTGAAGTATGGGCTACTTTGGGATTAGCTTCCAGGTCGAGGGATTCAACATCGACAAAAAGCGTCTCGGCGCCAAATTTCTCCGCACCTTCCTGCATCTTCTCGCCCAGTTCAAACCCATCTACAGGATCAGGAAAACCAGGGTAATTTTCGATTTCACTCGTCGTAGCCATCTGGCCGCCCGGAGAAAGTTTCTCCAGGATAGCCACGGAAAGACCACTGCGGGCACCGTAGAGGGCTGCCGTATAACCGGCAGGCCCTCCTCCGATGACCAGAATATCATAAACCTTTGTCATAATAATCCCTGCCCTTCAAGCCAGGTCTTTACAGCGGCCTTGGAGGGCGGATTCACGAGCAGTTCACTCGTCTTGCCGTCCTTGACGGCCATCAGACTAGGAATGGTTTCGACGCCGAAGCGTGCAGCCAGTTCGCGTTCATCATCAACGTTGACGGAGGCAAATTCAATCTTATCAGCTACTTCGGCAGCAAGCTGTCCCATTGCCGGCTTTAAGCGGCGGCAGTATCCACACCACGGGGCAGAAAATCCTACCACCATCGGTTTCGTATTCTTCA
Proteins encoded in this window:
- a CDS encoding Rrf2 family transcriptional regulator — protein: MKSDFIVAVHAMVYLTHMDCLVSSDELAKNICTNPARVRKIMGKLKASGLVNTKEGHVGGYCTEPGAEKTNLLQIADCLGISFVDTKWHSGTEDMDCFISSGMGKFFDKLYEEMNQACREKLKNITLEAITLQIVRNERNRTNPCHGETNCDCPAWEKFNQKYGR
- the trxB gene encoding thioredoxin-disulfide reductase, which codes for MTKVYDILVIGGGPAGYTAALYGARSGLSVAILEKLSPGGQMATTSEIENYPGFPDPVDGFELGEKMQEGAEKFGAETLFVDVESLDLEANPKVAHTSEGDYLGRTIILAMGASPRKLGIPREDAMIGRGIGYCAHCDGNFFKGKTIVVNGGGNSAVGDAIYLSRIGKEVHLVHRRDTLRATPIYLKRLEDAGVKIHWNRVVSGIEGDKKVTGVRLKNVKDGSEELLPCDALFIAVGRKPQTELVAGKVELDKAGYIVAGEDTKTSVPGVFAAGDIRTKALRQIVTAASDGACAANAAELYLSEQ
- a CDS encoding thioredoxin family protein; this encodes MEFKKITSSNFDEVVLKNTKPMVVGFSAPWCGYCRRLKPAMGQLAAEVADKIEFASVNVDDERELAARFGVETIPSLMAVKDGKTSELLVNPPSKAAVKTWLEGQGLL